The following are from one region of the Mangifera indica cultivar Alphonso chromosome 14, CATAS_Mindica_2.1, whole genome shotgun sequence genome:
- the LOC123196471 gene encoding probable transcription factor PosF21 produces MDKDKSPGHVGLLPPSGRFSSFSSTGNPNFNVKPEPTASTSFPPLAPGASNSDRAHFGHQSDSNRFSHDISRMPDNPPKNVGHRRAHSEILSLPDDISFDSDLGVVGGADGPSLSDETEEDFISKYFDMDKFNSSTATSGSQMGEPAAPAPAKAVIGGGGGSVENAGVGSTERPRIRHQHSQSMDGSTSIKPEMLIGVSEEGHGADSKKALSAAKLAELALIDPKRAKRIWANRQSAARSKERKMRYIAELERKVQTLQTEATSLSAQLTLLQRDTNGLTAENSELKLRLQTMEQQVHLQDALNDALKEEIQHLKVLTGQNIQNGGPMMNFTSFGAGQQFYPANQAMHTLLTTQQFQQLQIHSQKQQQQHQFQLHQLQQQQLHLQQQHMQEQQQQQQQSGDLKIRGPVPSPNHKDNASDVNSSAKD; encoded by the exons ATGGATAAGGATAAATCTCCGGGTCATGTTGGTTTACTGCCTCCATCTGGTCGATTCTCAAGCTTTTCTTCAACTGGGAACCCTAATTTTAATGTGAAACCTGAGCCAACGGCATCAACATCATTCCCGCCACTAGCTCCAGGTGCTTCTAACTCTGACAGGGCACATTTTGGTCATCAGTCTGATTCTAACCGATTCAGCCATGACATTAGCCGAATGCCTGATAATCCACCAAAGAATGTGGGCCACCGCAGGGCTCATTCTGAAATCCTCAGTCTGCCTGATGATATCAGCTTTGATAGTGATCTTGGTGTGGTTGGTGGTGCAGATGGGCCATCTCTCTCGGATGAGACAGAGGAGGACTTTATTTCAAAGTATTTTGATATGGATAAGTTCAATTCTTCAACAGCTACATCTGGTTCTCAAATGGGTGAGCCAGCAGCTCCAGCACCTGCAAAGGCAGTGATTGGTGGTGGTGGGGGTTCTGTGGAGAATGCAGGTGTTGGGTCCACTGAGAGGCCCAGGATTAGGCATCAGCATAGCCAATCAATGGATGGTTCAACAAGTATTAAGCCAGAGATGCTCATTGGGGTTTCAGAAGAGGGGCATGGTGCTGATTCTAAGAAAGCTTTGTCTGCTGCCAAATTGGCTGAGCTTGCTCTTATTGATCCAAAGCGTGCAAAAAG GATATGGGCAAACAGGCAGTCAGCTGCAAGGTCAAAGGAAAGGAAGATGCGATACATAGCTGAGCTTGAACGGAAAGTGCAGACACTACAAACTGAAGCAACCTCGTTGTCAGCTCAATTGACGTTATTGCAG AGAGATACAAATGGTCTGACTGCAGAAAACAGTGAATTAAAACTGCGCTTGCAAACAATGGAGCAACAGGTCCACTTGCAAGATG CACTAAATGATGCACTGAAGGAAGAAATCCAGCATCTGAAGGTATTGACTGGCCAAAATATTCAGAATGGTGGTCCCATGATGAACTTTACGTCTTTTGGAGCTGGCCAGCAATTTTACCCAGCTAATCAAGCCATGCATACTCTTCTAACCACACAGCAGTTCCAGCAGCTCCAGATTCACTCTCagaagcagcagcagcagcatcAGTTTCAATTGCATCAGCTTCAACAGCAACAGTTGCATCTGCAGCAGCAGCATATGCAGGAGCAGCAACAGCAGCAACAACAATCTGGGGACTTAAAAATAAGAGGACCAGTTCCTTCTCCAAACCACAAAGATAACGCTTCAGATGTCAACTCCTCTGCCAAGGATTGA